In the Leptolyngbya sp. FACHB-261 genome, ATGGGGGTGGACCCGCGATCTGGAGCTTTGGCGATAGCCGATCGGGTTCGCCCTGGTCAGCGCATTCAGTTTCACCTGCGCGACGCCCGAACTTCAGCGGAAGATCTTGAGTTAGTGCTCAACCGCTTTTTGCGGAGTCGCTCTGACCGGGAGCCGGTAGGCGCTCTGATGTTCTCTTGCGTCGGTCGGGGCGCTGAGCTCTACGACGAAGTTGACTTCGATTCGAACCTGTTCAGCCGTCATTTCCAGGATGTGCCGCTTGGTGGCTTTTTCTGTAACGGCGAAATCGGTCCAGTAGGAGGCACCACGTTCTTACATGGCTTTACCTCTGTCTTCGGTATCTTCAGCCCAGCGGCGCCTGAGCCAGACGAGCCAACGACTCACCTGTGACGCGGCAGATGCGCCACTCATTCATGATCTGCGCGCCACAGCGCTGGTAGAAGCCGATTGCAGGCTCATTCCAATCCAGCACCGACCATTCCAGGCGACCGCAGCCTCGCTCTACGGCCAGCTGTGCCAGGTGGGTCAGCAGCGCTTTGCCAAGCCCTAAGCCTCGATACTCCGGCTCAACAAATAGGTCTTCGAGGTAAATGCCGGGTGCGGTCAAAAAGGTGGAATAGTTGTGAAAAAACAAGGCGAAGCCAACGCTTTTGCCTTCTACTTCCGCCAGGATCACTTCAATATAAGCTCGGGCTCCAAACAGGTGTTCATGCAACTGCGTCAGGCTGCCGGTGACTTCATGAGACAGTTTTTCATAGGCCGCTAATGCCTTGATTAAGTGAAAGATAGTCTCGGTATCATCGGGCGTTGCGGGACGAAGCGTGTAAGTAGCGGACATAGCACCAGACATAATGGCAAGCACTGAGCAAACAGTTTCCTCATCATGCCTGCTCCATCGTGATCTGAATAGTCTGAGTAATCTGAATCGAACGGCTGCTCGCCGCTTCAACCCACAATCAAAAAGCCCTGCAAGAAAAAGCCCTGCAAGTCTGAATCACTTGCAGGAGCCTAAAGGGAGAGGAACAGGAGCTGATCGGCAATCAGTAGTGATTACCCACTTTGCGGTGGTGCGTAGCCGTTAAACCCTCGGGGTGCGAGACCTTGCCCGACTCCACCACGGCGTAGACAATCCAATGGTCGGCTGTCTCCATTCGGCTTTGCACCTGGCACTCCAAATAGGCCAGGGCTTCGGCCAGGATCGGGCTACCATTGGCGGCCTCATAGGTTTTTACGCCAGCAAAGCGGTCTTCTCCGGGTGCAAATCGACGCAGGAAGTGACGCATGAGCGGCAAATAGTTGCCTTCTTCGAGCACGTTAAGCACGAAGCGGTCGTTAACCTGCATCAGCGACTCAATAGCACGGTCCTTAGCCACAGCAATACTGACACCCAGAGGCTCAAAACTGGCTTGAGACACCCAGGAGGCAATCATGGCACTGCTGACCCCAGCCCGACGAGCCGTGATCAAGTAAAGCCCACCGGCTAAACGGCCCACGGCCTTGTCTAGGTCATGGCTCAGGGACTTTGACTGTTGGATCAGCTTATCGCGGCTGAGTACTTGAGCCAGGTCAGTCCCGGCTTCTTCCAACACTTGCAACGTGGCGTTGGAGGGCTCGGTTTCAATGCGAATTGGCTCAAATGCCTGGATAAAGCCAGCATCTTTGAGTTGGTTGGCAATCAAGGTAATGGATTCGTCCTGGCCACCGCAGGATTCGAACAGGCCCGCCAGTTGCTTTTTATTGCCTGCCGCCAGAATGCTGCCGAGCGCTTGATAAGCCAGGTTGGGTCCCTCGCCCATAGCAGGCGGGGTACTCAACACAAAACCCGCTACCCGGCTGAGCACCGCCTGAATCTCATGGTCATCAGTGGAGCCTAGATTGATCATCTCAGTAGCCACACCGGCCTTGCTGATCCCGTGGGCAATCGCCTGAGCTAAGGACGCACTGTGCCCGTAGTCTGCAATGTAGAAGACTGCAACTGTAGTCGTGGCCTGATCTTGCTTCTGGCTCCAATCGCGATAGCGCCGAGTTACCTCGACCACGTTGTTGCGGATCAGGGGGCCGTGTCCCGTGGCCAACATACTGATACTGAGCGGCTCCATACGCTTGAGCGCAGTCAGAACCGAACGGGCGTTGGGTCCCATCAAGCAGTCGTAGTAGTAGCGCAGGTCAGTTTCAAACTCGGCCAAGTCATCATCTGCCAGACGCTCACTGCAATAGTGGGCACCAAAAGCATCACAGGTGTAGAGAATTTCGCTGGCTGGGTCGTAGGTAAAGATCGTGTCTGGCCAGTGCAAATTGGGGGCCATGATGAACTCTAGACAATGGCCATTGCCCAAATCTAATTTGTCACCGCCCTTCACGACCTGTAGTTTGAAGGGTCGGTGGATCATGTTTTCCAGAAATTGCCCCGCAATTTTGGAGCAAACCACTGTAGCATTCGGTGCTAATTCTAATAGCGTGCCGATCAAGCCACTGTGGTCCGGCTCAGTGTGGCTAGCAATAATGTAGTCAATTTGAGCCGGGTCGATTTGTTCGTGGAGCGAAGCCAAAAAAGGCTCCCGAAACTTCTCGTGGGAGGTATCAATTAAGGCAACTTTTTCGCCCTTAATTAAAAAGGCATTGTATGTGGTGCCATGTTCTAGGGCGTACTCAATATCAAACCGTTCGCGGTCCCAATCCTGGGAGCGGAACGCTGTGGTTGCGACACCAATTTCTGCAACCTGAACCGTTTTGAGGCTCTTTTTATCAGTCAGCATCACCATGATGTTGCATCCTCTCCAGCTCGGGGTTAGTAGTGGCTACCAGATTTGCGATGGTGAACCGCAGTTCGGCCCTTTTCATCAAAAACTTTGCCGGTATCGGCTGTGCAATAAAGCAGCCAGTGATCGCCGCACTCCATCATCTGAGTCACGGTGCATTCGAGATAGGACAACGAATCTTTTAAGATCGGTGCGCCGTTTGTTGCCTCTTGGGTTTCAATCTCTGCAAAGCGGTCTTCGCCAGGGCCAAAGGGCTTGAGGAAATGCTTCATCAAGCCAATGTGGTTGCCATCGGCCAAGGCATTGAGCACGAAGCGGTCACCGGGATACATCAGAGAGCCGACTGCCCGC is a window encoding:
- a CDS encoding GNAT family N-acetyltransferase, which encodes MSATYTLRPATPDDTETIFHLIKALAAYEKLSHEVTGSLTQLHEHLFGARAYIEVILAEVEGKSVGFALFFHNYSTFLTAPGIYLEDLFVEPEYRGLGLGKALLTHLAQLAVERGCGRLEWSVLDWNEPAIGFYQRCGAQIMNEWRICRVTGESLARLAQAPLG
- a CDS encoding diflavin flavoprotein, which codes for MVMLTDKKSLKTVQVAEIGVATTAFRSQDWDRERFDIEYALEHGTTYNAFLIKGEKVALIDTSHEKFREPFLASLHEQIDPAQIDYIIASHTEPDHSGLIGTLLELAPNATVVCSKIAGQFLENMIHRPFKLQVVKGGDKLDLGNGHCLEFIMAPNLHWPDTIFTYDPASEILYTCDAFGAHYCSERLADDDLAEFETDLRYYYDCLMGPNARSVLTALKRMEPLSISMLATGHGPLIRNNVVEVTRRYRDWSQKQDQATTTVAVFYIADYGHSASLAQAIAHGISKAGVATEMINLGSTDDHEIQAVLSRVAGFVLSTPPAMGEGPNLAYQALGSILAAGNKKQLAGLFESCGGQDESITLIANQLKDAGFIQAFEPIRIETEPSNATLQVLEEAGTDLAQVLSRDKLIQQSKSLSHDLDKAVGRLAGGLYLITARRAGVSSAMIASWVSQASFEPLGVSIAVAKDRAIESLMQVNDRFVLNVLEEGNYLPLMRHFLRRFAPGEDRFAGVKTYEAANGSPILAEALAYLECQVQSRMETADHWIVYAVVESGKVSHPEGLTATHHRKVGNHY